The following proteins are co-located in the Aurantiacibacter atlanticus genome:
- a CDS encoding RNA-directed DNA polymerase — MAHGKEASKADQAPDSKENPFNNLDYFVQRCQSAETRGVEVGSDAFRIIAEFIGSEIDRKLVESAGNKIVGGARHVDDFFLGVRTESDAQVVLSALRSVLSEYHFQLNDSKTKIVSGLVPLNEIWAQDLRRKVAQLSKYTNNRDRLVQVLNESTELAGNLGTDSPVKIFLRGVDEASVYDRDTEWGSLEPYLQRICFHHAHCIDYVFLLVVKRFATGRKLDTEGWCEVANELIRKAGAFGHDHEMLWSLWLLVSLRSVFHEDLGFVDKGCIPAICW; from the coding sequence GTGGCCCACGGTAAAGAAGCTTCGAAGGCAGACCAAGCACCAGATTCAAAAGAAAACCCCTTCAATAATTTAGACTATTTTGTTCAGCGTTGTCAGTCTGCCGAAACGAGGGGTGTCGAAGTAGGATCTGATGCTTTTCGTATTATAGCCGAATTCATCGGTAGCGAAATTGATCGCAAGCTTGTCGAATCGGCCGGAAATAAAATCGTCGGCGGTGCTCGCCATGTTGATGATTTTTTCTTAGGTGTCCGGACAGAATCTGACGCTCAAGTGGTTTTGTCCGCACTGCGAAGCGTACTGTCAGAATATCACTTTCAACTTAACGATTCAAAGACAAAAATTGTTAGTGGTTTGGTGCCGCTCAATGAAATTTGGGCTCAGGATTTAAGAAGAAAAGTTGCTCAATTAAGTAAATACACAAACAACCGCGATCGACTGGTTCAAGTTCTAAATGAATCAACGGAATTAGCCGGAAACTTAGGCACCGATAGTCCGGTAAAAATCTTCTTAAGAGGTGTAGACGAGGCAAGTGTTTATGATCGGGATACAGAGTGGGGCTCACTAGAGCCATACCTCCAGCGCATTTGCTTTCATCATGCTCACTGCATCGACTACGTGTTCTTGCTCGTCGTGAAGCGATTTGCAACAGGTCGAAAACTCGACACCGAAGGTTGGTGCGAGGTTGCAAATGAGCTAATTCGTAAGGCTGGCGCCTTTGGTCACGACCATGAAATGCTTTGGAGCCTTTGGCTGCTCGTCTCGTTGCGCTCAGTATTCCACGAAGATCTAGGTTTCGTGGACAAAGGTTGCATACCAGCCATCTGTTGGTAA